In a genomic window of Maricaulis maris MCS10:
- a CDS encoding enoyl-CoA hydratase-related protein: protein MSDAPVLLDVSPAGVAVVTLNRPDKHNAFNAEVISQLSDTFETLRANGDEVRIVFLRGNGGSFSAGADLDWMKAAAHYTEADNEEDALALATMLKRLYDLPQMTVALVQGAAMGGGAGLLAACDVGIVMKDAKIRFSEVRLGLTPATISPFVIRAIGPRWARALFASGEGFDGNFAHQIGLAQYVVENEDEMALMEEHLAKLAFSAAPGAVAEAKKLVDDVTGREIDHGLAVHTAKAIARRRASDEGKEGLSAFLERRKPVWAE, encoded by the coding sequence ATGTCCGACGCCCCCGTCCTGCTCGATGTCAGCCCGGCCGGAGTGGCCGTTGTCACATTGAACCGCCCCGACAAGCACAATGCCTTCAACGCTGAGGTCATCAGCCAGCTATCCGATACCTTCGAGACCTTGCGCGCTAATGGCGATGAGGTCCGCATCGTATTCCTGCGCGGCAATGGCGGCAGTTTCTCAGCTGGCGCCGATCTCGACTGGATGAAGGCGGCGGCGCACTACACCGAAGCCGACAATGAAGAGGATGCGTTGGCGCTCGCCACCATGCTCAAGCGTCTTTACGACCTGCCGCAGATGACGGTGGCGCTGGTCCAGGGTGCGGCCATGGGCGGCGGCGCCGGGCTGCTGGCGGCCTGTGATGTCGGTATCGTTATGAAAGATGCCAAGATCCGCTTCTCCGAAGTCCGCCTCGGTCTGACGCCGGCGACCATTTCGCCCTTCGTCATTCGTGCCATCGGCCCGCGTTGGGCTCGGGCCCTGTTCGCATCGGGTGAAGGCTTTGACGGCAATTTCGCTCACCAGATCGGTCTCGCCCAATACGTGGTCGAGAATGAGGATGAGATGGCATTGATGGAAGAGCATCTCGCCAAGCTGGCCTTCTCTGCGGCACCCGGCGCTGTCGCCGAAGCCAAGAAGCTGGTCGATGATGTCACCGGTCGCGAGATCGACCACGGGCTGGCTGTGCATACCGCCAAGGCCATTGCTCGTCGCCGCGCCTCTGACGAGGGCAAGGAAGGCCTGAGCGCCTTCCTGGAGCGCCGCAAACCGGTCTGGGCGGAGTAG
- a CDS encoding SOUL family heme-binding protein, with protein MALRFAFLAAVIGLASTISSPSGAADEPPHEVVFRDGAIEYRDYAPQIAASVEVDGSMARAGNAGFRPLAGYIFGGNTARSGAGSAEIAMTTPVTQARSREIAMTTPVTQSNSGDGRWQVSFIMPSSWTMDTLPIPDDPRVALVEVPARRLAVIRFSGGPSDARFEAKAAELMAYLADAGQVVIGAPVYARYDPPWVPTPFRRNEVMIEIRSEQPVVR; from the coding sequence ATGGCCCTACGCTTTGCTTTCCTCGCCGCCGTCATTGGCCTCGCCAGCACAATATCGTCACCATCCGGCGCGGCCGACGAGCCGCCGCACGAGGTCGTGTTTCGGGACGGGGCTATCGAGTATCGGGACTATGCACCGCAGATAGCCGCCAGCGTCGAAGTGGATGGCTCAATGGCGCGAGCCGGAAATGCCGGATTCCGGCCGCTTGCGGGCTATATCTTTGGCGGCAACACGGCGCGCAGCGGCGCGGGCTCGGCGGAGATCGCCATGACCACGCCGGTCACCCAGGCGCGGTCCCGGGAAATCGCCATGACGACACCGGTTACACAGTCGAACAGCGGTGATGGTCGTTGGCAGGTTTCCTTTATCATGCCGTCCAGCTGGACGATGGACACCTTGCCGATACCTGATGACCCGCGCGTTGCCCTGGTGGAGGTGCCGGCGCGGCGGCTCGCCGTGATCCGCTTTTCGGGCGGGCCCTCGGATGCCCGTTTCGAAGCCAAGGCAGCCGAGTTGATGGCCTACCTTGCCGATGCGGGACAGGTCGTGATCGGGGCGCCGGTCTATGCCCGATATGATCCGCCATGGGTGCCAACCCCGTTTCGCCGCAATGAAGTGATGATCGAGATCCGGTCCGAACAGCCGGTGGTGCGATAA
- a CDS encoding NAD(P)H-dependent oxidoreductase, with protein sequence MARSICIINGHPDGEPERFVAALCEAYAHGAVAGGHAVSRIDIAGLPIDFLSSEAEFAVAPGAEIVAAQEAILAADHLVLAYPLWLGTIPARLKAFLEQIGRAGFLLDTGGDSHKWPVRRMRGKSVRIIVTMGMPGFAYRLLFGAHSLKGLEAGIFRMSGFSPVRHTIFGGVGACGPDGRQAMLDRVERLGRQAR encoded by the coding sequence ATGGCTAGATCTATCTGCATTATTAACGGGCACCCTGACGGCGAGCCGGAACGTTTTGTGGCGGCGCTGTGCGAGGCCTATGCCCATGGCGCGGTCGCGGGCGGGCATGCGGTGTCCCGCATCGATATCGCAGGCCTGCCGATCGACTTCCTGTCGAGCGAGGCTGAATTTGCCGTAGCGCCCGGCGCCGAGATCGTTGCGGCGCAGGAGGCAATCCTCGCGGCGGACCATCTCGTCCTCGCCTATCCCTTGTGGCTGGGCACAATCCCGGCCCGGCTCAAGGCATTTCTGGAGCAGATCGGCCGGGCAGGCTTCCTGCTCGATACCGGCGGCGACAGCCATAAATGGCCGGTACGGCGCATGCGCGGCAAATCGGTCCGCATCATTGTCACCATGGGCATGCCGGGTTTCGCCTACCGCCTCCTGTTCGGCGCCCACAGCCTGAAAGGGCTCGAGGCGGGCATCTTTCGCATGTCGGGTTTCAGCCCGGTCCGCCACACCATTTTTGGCGGTGTCGGCGCCTGCGGGCCGGACGGGCGGCAGGCCATGCTCGACCGGGTCGAGCGGTTGGGACGTCAGGCGCGTTGA
- a CDS encoding carboxyl transferase domain-containing protein, with product MTKIVSALDTSSATFRENAAAMDALVDDLQLRTAAAAVGGSERSREKHLSRGKLLPRDRVERLLDPGSPFLEIGALAANGMYEGNVHGAGMIAGIGRVSGREVMVVCNDPTIKGGAYYPMTVKKHLRAQEIAMQNRLPCVYLVDSGGANLPHQAEVFPDRDHFGRIFYNQANMSAEGIPQVAVVMGSCTAGGAYVPAMSDETVIVRKQGTIFLAGPPLVKAATGEVISAEDLGGADVHARTSGVADHYAANDEHALHTARRIVGTLNTVKQTDLDITEPREPAHDPAELGGVIPADIRAPYDVREVIARLVDGSEFDEFKKLYGETLVTGFARLYGMPVGIIANNGILFSESAQKGAHFIQLCAQRGIPLVFLQNITGFMVGSKYEAGGIAKDGAKLVTAVSTYRGPKFTVIIGGSYGAGNYGMCGRAYSPRFLFMWPNARISVMGGEQAAAVLATVKRDGMEARGEDWSLEDEAAFKAPVREAYEAEGNPYYSTARLWDDGIIAPEDTRRVLGLSLSAALNAPIEKTKFGIFRM from the coding sequence ATGACCAAGATCGTTTCCGCGCTCGACACTTCATCCGCGACCTTCCGGGAAAATGCCGCCGCGATGGATGCGCTGGTGGACGATCTCCAGCTGCGCACCGCCGCAGCCGCGGTCGGCGGATCGGAGCGGTCCCGTGAAAAACACCTGTCCCGCGGCAAGTTGCTGCCCCGCGACCGGGTCGAACGCCTCCTCGATCCGGGCTCGCCTTTCCTCGAGATCGGCGCCTTGGCGGCAAACGGCATGTATGAGGGCAATGTCCACGGTGCCGGCATGATCGCCGGCATTGGCCGGGTTTCCGGGCGCGAAGTGATGGTCGTCTGCAATGACCCGACCATCAAGGGCGGTGCCTATTATCCGATGACGGTGAAAAAGCATCTGCGGGCGCAGGAAATTGCCATGCAGAACCGGCTGCCTTGCGTCTATCTGGTCGATAGCGGCGGCGCCAACCTGCCGCACCAGGCCGAGGTCTTCCCGGATCGCGACCATTTCGGCCGCATCTTCTACAATCAGGCCAACATGTCGGCCGAGGGGATTCCCCAGGTCGCGGTCGTGATGGGCTCTTGTACGGCGGGCGGTGCCTATGTGCCGGCCATGTCCGACGAGACCGTGATCGTGCGCAAGCAGGGGACGATCTTCCTGGCCGGCCCGCCCTTGGTAAAGGCCGCGACCGGCGAGGTGATTTCGGCCGAGGACCTGGGCGGGGCCGATGTCCATGCCCGCACCTCCGGCGTTGCGGACCATTATGCCGCCAATGACGAGCATGCCCTGCACACGGCGCGCCGCATCGTCGGCACACTCAACACGGTCAAGCAGACCGATCTCGACATCACCGAGCCGCGCGAGCCGGCCCATGACCCGGCCGAGCTGGGCGGGGTGATTCCAGCCGATATCCGTGCGCCCTATGATGTCCGTGAAGTCATTGCCCGCCTGGTCGACGGTTCCGAATTCGATGAGTTCAAGAAGCTCTATGGCGAGACGCTCGTTACAGGTTTTGCCCGGCTTTACGGCATGCCGGTCGGCATCATCGCCAATAATGGCATCCTGTTTTCCGAGAGTGCCCAGAAGGGTGCCCATTTCATCCAGCTCTGTGCCCAGCGCGGCATTCCGCTGGTTTTCCTGCAGAACATCACCGGCTTCATGGTCGGTTCGAAATATGAGGCAGGCGGTATCGCCAAGGATGGCGCCAAGCTGGTCACGGCCGTGTCGACCTATCGCGGGCCGAAATTCACCGTCATCATCGGTGGCTCCTATGGGGCCGGCAATTACGGCATGTGTGGCCGCGCCTATTCCCCGCGCTTCCTCTTCATGTGGCCCAATGCCCGTATCTCGGTGATGGGCGGCGAACAGGCCGCGGCCGTTCTGGCCACGGTCAAGCGCGACGGCATGGAAGCGCGCGGCGAGGACTGGTCGCTGGAAGACGAGGCGGCCTTCAAGGCGCCGGTGCGCGAGGCCTATGAGGCCGAGGGCAATCCCTATTACTCGACCGCCCGCCTGTGGGATGACGGCATCATCGCGCCGGAAGATACGCGGCGTGTTTTGGGCCTGTCACTTTCGGCGGCTCTGAACGCGCCAATCGAGAAGACCAAGTTCGGCATTTTCAGAATGTAG
- a CDS encoding DUF5694 domain-containing protein: MRAIMTAISIAAGLSLAPFGHAQVSDAPSPAEVMVLGTFHFTGGGEDMINPEVDDFLAPARQAEIATVLDRLEAFAPTRIAVELMPEHEAGFNARYAEFLAGERELGVNERQQIGMRLAARLGHDRLYAVDAEGGMDFDAMMSAAEAAGQSALMAEWQSYIGEVQAHIAETDSLDKSVLERLVSGNSEEMQEMHNLYLLLAQMGGAEDPAGAREMTNWWGRNIHIFANVARIAEPGERVLVLYGSGHKALLDDYFQGAPNITWVDPLDYLVTDADTATQ; the protein is encoded by the coding sequence ATGCGCGCAATCATGACAGCCATCAGCATCGCCGCCGGGCTCAGCCTGGCCCCGTTTGGCCACGCCCAGGTTTCGGACGCTCCATCGCCCGCCGAAGTCATGGTGCTTGGGACCTTCCACTTCACGGGTGGTGGCGAGGACATGATCAATCCGGAAGTTGACGACTTCCTCGCGCCGGCACGGCAGGCCGAGATCGCCACGGTGCTGGACCGGCTCGAAGCCTTCGCGCCGACGCGAATTGCCGTCGAGCTGATGCCCGAGCACGAGGCTGGCTTCAATGCGCGCTACGCGGAATTCCTTGCTGGCGAACGCGAGCTTGGCGTGAATGAACGCCAGCAGATCGGCATGCGGCTCGCCGCCCGCCTCGGCCATGACCGGCTCTACGCCGTCGACGCCGAGGGCGGCATGGATTTCGACGCCATGATGTCTGCGGCCGAGGCCGCCGGGCAATCGGCGCTCATGGCCGAGTGGCAGAGCTATATCGGTGAAGTCCAGGCACATATCGCCGAAACGGACTCATTGGATAAGAGCGTTCTCGAACGACTTGTTTCGGGTAATTCCGAAGAGATGCAGGAGATGCACAATCTCTACTTGCTCCTGGCCCAGATGGGCGGCGCGGAGGATCCGGCCGGCGCGCGCGAGATGACCAATTGGTGGGGGCGCAACATTCATATCTTCGCGAATGTGGCTCGCATCGCAGAACCAGGCGAACGCGTCCTTGTCCTGTACGGCTCCGGCCACAAGGCCCTGCTGGATGATTATTTCCAGGGAGCCCCGAATATCACCTGGGTGGACCCTCTCGATTATCTCGTGACGGACGCCGATACGGCCACGCAATAG
- a CDS encoding patatin-like phospholipase family protein, producing MPLNLSFLPFLNRVEKSVLDAVEHEVEWFCLPAGQLLFREGDDADAIYLVRSGALAAFRSGALGRPDLIGYIRTGEPVGEMSMLDETPHSASVYALRDSELVRLPKASFERLTNKHASLMRELSRMMLARLRGPRRASGSEPKVFALISTSPTIDLDYRSKEIASTLAGMGVNCGIADESCSDWSGQKLDAFEAGHDIVLLTARFSDPAWARRAMGRADRMWLFARADARPSTPLLPDDPSPAMKLKLLDVVLLHPGGVTAASRPQDWANAAEASRVFHWRQDHHVADTARLARTLSGRSVGMVVSGGGARAYAHMGAIRALREAGMPFDFVGGASMGAIIAAGIALDWSDDELEQRIRKAFVDSNPLDDWTLPVVSLAKGEKVDARLKEHFGEVEIAEMVRPFFCLSSNLASGRPQVHRTGLLRHALRASIAIPGLLPPVVVNGQILVDGAVFTNFPAREMRAFHRGPVVGVDVTRAQGLNPSDFEDPPGFIEWVRKNGLKSPPPIASLLMRAATIGVADHRDVGREAADLLILPETSVDIRSWDRFEEVRDAGYDAAQGMLAGIDDAMRVRLGLKAAPQKGG from the coding sequence ATGCCCCTCAACCTCTCCTTCCTGCCCTTCCTCAACCGGGTCGAGAAATCCGTGCTCGACGCGGTCGAACATGAGGTTGAATGGTTCTGCCTGCCAGCGGGGCAGTTGCTGTTTCGTGAGGGTGATGACGCCGATGCCATCTATCTGGTCCGCTCGGGCGCCCTCGCCGCCTTCCGCAGTGGTGCGCTCGGTCGGCCGGACCTGATCGGCTACATCCGCACTGGCGAACCCGTCGGCGAAATGTCGATGCTCGACGAGACACCGCACTCGGCCAGCGTCTATGCCCTGCGAGACAGCGAGCTGGTGCGCCTGCCCAAGGCGAGTTTCGAACGCCTCACCAACAAGCATGCCAGCCTGATGCGGGAATTATCGCGGATGATGCTGGCTCGTTTGCGCGGACCGCGTCGAGCATCCGGGTCGGAGCCCAAGGTGTTCGCCCTGATCAGTACATCGCCGACGATCGATTTGGACTATCGGTCCAAGGAGATCGCCTCGACCCTGGCCGGAATGGGCGTCAATTGCGGGATCGCCGACGAAAGCTGTTCCGATTGGAGTGGCCAGAAACTCGACGCGTTCGAGGCCGGCCATGACATTGTCCTGTTGACCGCCCGGTTTTCGGACCCGGCCTGGGCCCGGCGGGCCATGGGACGGGCTGACCGGATGTGGCTATTCGCCCGCGCCGATGCCCGCCCTTCCACGCCGCTCCTGCCGGATGACCCGTCGCCGGCCATGAAGCTGAAACTCCTCGACGTGGTCTTGCTGCATCCCGGTGGGGTCACGGCCGCGTCACGGCCACAGGACTGGGCCAATGCGGCCGAGGCATCGCGCGTGTTCCACTGGCGCCAGGACCATCACGTCGCCGATACCGCCCGGCTGGCCCGCACCCTCTCCGGTCGCTCGGTCGGGATGGTCGTGTCCGGCGGCGGTGCCCGCGCCTATGCCCATATGGGCGCGATCCGGGCCCTGCGCGAAGCCGGCATGCCGTTTGACTTTGTCGGCGGTGCCTCCATGGGCGCGATCATCGCGGCCGGGATTGCGCTGGACTGGTCCGATGACGAGCTGGAGCAGCGGATCCGCAAGGCTTTCGTCGACTCAAACCCGCTCGATGACTGGACCTTGCCCGTCGTCTCGCTGGCCAAGGGTGAGAAAGTCGATGCGCGTCTGAAGGAGCATTTCGGCGAAGTCGAGATCGCGGAAATGGTCCGCCCCTTCTTCTGCCTGTCATCAAACCTGGCCAGCGGTCGGCCCCAGGTCCACCGAACCGGCCTGCTCCGGCATGCCCTGCGGGCCTCCATCGCCATTCCGGGCCTTTTGCCACCGGTCGTGGTGAATGGCCAGATCCTGGTCGATGGCGCTGTTTTCACGAATTTCCCGGCCCGCGAAATGCGCGCTTTCCATCGCGGACCGGTAGTCGGGGTCGATGTCACGCGTGCCCAGGGCCTCAATCCGTCCGATTTCGAGGACCCTCCCGGATTTATCGAATGGGTTCGCAAGAATGGCCTGAAATCACCGCCGCCGATCGCCTCGCTGCTGATGCGGGCGGCGACAATCGGCGTCGCTGACCATCGCGATGTGGGCCGGGAAGCGGCGGACCTGCTGATCCTGCCGGAAACCTCCGTCGATATCCGCTCCTGGGACCGGTTCGAGGAAGTGCGCGATGCCGGATACGACGCCGCCCAGGGCATGCTGGCCGGTATTGATGACGCTATGCGGGTAAGACTGGGCCTGAAAGCGGCACCTCAGAAGGGCGGATAG
- a CDS encoding lysozyme inhibitor LprI family protein translates to MVIRTMIPSMAALAILVLAGCNNASAGAQSGAMDRLSAYDTIDACLYRNPAATDRTACIGEYAQACEQLAAEGETTAGMLACRGDEYEAWDRWLNESYRDLRESLSDESVVALREAQRSWIAHRDQDCLFLASLYAGGTLERVEQASCLTRKTAERAIELLHWHADYPPF, encoded by the coding sequence ATGGTCATCCGCACCATGATCCCCTCGATGGCGGCCCTTGCGATCCTGGTGCTGGCCGGGTGCAACAATGCGTCTGCCGGCGCCCAATCCGGGGCGATGGATCGCTTGTCGGCCTATGACACCATCGACGCCTGCCTCTACCGCAACCCGGCCGCGACAGACCGGACGGCGTGTATCGGCGAGTATGCACAAGCTTGTGAACAATTGGCGGCCGAGGGCGAGACCACGGCCGGCATGCTGGCTTGCCGGGGCGATGAGTATGAGGCTTGGGATCGCTGGCTGAATGAGAGCTATCGCGATTTGCGCGAGAGCCTGTCAGACGAATCCGTGGTCGCACTGCGTGAAGCCCAGCGAAGCTGGATCGCCCATCGTGATCAGGATTGCCTGTTTCTGGCCAGCCTTTATGCCGGTGGCACGCTGGAGCGGGTCGAGCAGGCGAGCTGTCTCACCCGAAAGACAGCCGAACGAGCCATCGAACTCCTGCACTGGCACGCAGACTATCCGCCCTTCTGA
- a CDS encoding isovaleryl-CoA dehydrogenase — MIPNQYPSLDFNLGDTAEMIRDTVRSFASDEIAPRAAEIDKTDVFPADLWQKMGELGLLGITVSEDDGGTGLGYLEHVIAMEEISRASASVGLSYGAHSNLCVNQMRRWGNAEQKTKYLPKLISGEHVGSLAMSEPGAGSDVVSMKLKAERKGDHFVLNGSKMWITNAPAANTLIVYAKTDTSAGSRGISAFIIERGMKGFSVAQKLDKLGMRGSETGELVFEDCEVPVENMMGDEGKGVEILMSGLDYERAVLASGPVGIMQSCMDVVMPYIRERKQFGKSIGEFQLVQGKLADMYVRMNATRAYVYAVAQACDRGQTTRKDAAGAILYAAEGATQMALDAIQLLGGNGYINEFPAGRLLRDAKLYEIGAGTSEIRRWLIGRELFDETN, encoded by the coding sequence ATGATACCGAACCAATACCCCTCGCTTGATTTCAATCTCGGTGACACGGCGGAAATGATCCGCGACACCGTCCGTTCCTTTGCCTCCGACGAGATCGCGCCACGCGCTGCCGAGATCGACAAGACCGACGTCTTTCCTGCCGACCTGTGGCAGAAGATGGGGGAGCTTGGCCTGCTTGGCATTACGGTCAGCGAAGACGATGGTGGCACCGGCCTTGGCTATCTCGAGCATGTGATCGCGATGGAGGAAATCTCCCGCGCGTCGGCCTCGGTCGGTCTGTCCTACGGCGCCCACTCGAATCTGTGTGTCAATCAGATGCGGCGCTGGGGCAATGCGGAACAGAAAACGAAATACCTGCCCAAGCTGATCTCCGGCGAACATGTTGGATCGCTGGCCATGTCCGAACCGGGCGCCGGATCCGATGTCGTTTCGATGAAGCTCAAGGCGGAACGCAAGGGCGATCATTTCGTGCTCAATGGCTCGAAAATGTGGATCACCAATGCGCCGGCTGCCAACACGCTGATCGTCTACGCCAAGACCGATACCAGCGCCGGCTCACGCGGTATCTCTGCCTTCATCATCGAGCGCGGCATGAAGGGTTTCTCGGTCGCCCAGAAGCTCGACAAGCTGGGCATGCGCGGCTCGGAGACCGGCGAGCTGGTTTTCGAGGATTGCGAAGTGCCGGTCGAGAACATGATGGGCGACGAGGGCAAGGGGGTCGAAATCCTGATGTCCGGCCTCGACTATGAGCGCGCCGTTCTGGCCTCCGGCCCGGTCGGCATCATGCAGTCCTGCATGGATGTGGTGATGCCCTATATCCGCGAGCGCAAACAGTTCGGAAAATCGATCGGCGAGTTTCAGCTGGTCCAGGGCAAGCTGGCCGACATGTATGTGCGCATGAATGCCACGCGCGCCTATGTCTATGCCGTCGCCCAGGCCTGCGATCGCGGCCAGACCACACGCAAGGACGCCGCCGGCGCCATCCTCTATGCTGCCGAGGGCGCAACCCAGATGGCGCTGGACGCGATCCAGCTGCTGGGCGGCAATGGCTATATCAATGAATTCCCGGCAGGCCGCCTGTTGCGCGATGCCAAGCTCTACGAGATTGGCGCCGGCACGTCGGAAATCCGGCGCTGGCTGATCGGCCGCGAATTGTTCGACGAAACGAACTAG